The sequence ACGGCACGAGCGGGATCGTCGGACCTGCTTGGCCAAGCAGGAACCAGGCGGCGATGACCGGCCCCGCTACGGTGCCGACCGCGTTGAACGCCTGCAGCAACGTGAAGCGCGATACCGCTGCTGCCTTCGCGCCATAGGTAGCCATCAGCCCGTTGCACGCAATCTGCAGGATCGTCGCACCCGAGGAGATCATCAGCAATGCGGCCAGCATCGCCGCATAGCGCGACGAATATTGTGCCACCGCAAAAGCGCAACATCCGAGCGAGATGATGCACAATGCCACCGCGATGGCGCGCAACGCGCCCGTTCGCGCGGTAAGCCACGTGGCAGGGAGCGCGAACAGCAAATAGCTCGAATAATAAGCGAGCTGCGCCAGCATCGCCTCGGCATAGCCCATGTGCATCACCAGCTTCAGTCGCGGCACCAGCAGCGCCTCGATCGAGGCAAGTAGGCCGCCGCCGAAGAATATGCCCGGCATCAGGCGGAAAAGGCGCGCCATGATGTCGTTCTCGGCGCGATCGGCAGCACTCTCCATGCGCCGACCGTAGGCGGTTGGCGGTGCCAGACAAGCGCCAAAGGCAAAAATGGACATCGATGTCAGAAACATTTTGACATCGATGTCCATTTCGGGTTGAAGGCCCGCAAGCGGGTGTAAAACCATGCTTTCAGGAGAGGATTTCATGACTCGGCATATGCTTGCCGCGAGCAGCGCGCTCGCGACCATTCTCGGCGTTGCGGCGCCCGCCTTCGCCCAGACGGCGACCGCCGGCGCGCCTTCAAGTGCGGCGCCGCAACCGACGGACAATAGCGGCCAGGTCGGCGAAATCGTCGTCACCGCGACCAAGCGCGAAACCAGCCTCGAGCGGACGCCGATCGCCATCTCGGCCTTCAGCCAGGCGTCGCTCGACCGGCAGCAGGTCAAGGACGTGACCGGCCTCGCCGATTTCGTGCCGAGCCTGCACTTCGCCCAGCAGGGCGATCAGGGCGCCATCCTGCTCACGCTGCGCGGCATCGGCAACGACAGCGCCTACACCGAAGTCGCCGACCCCGAGGTCGCGATCTACGTCGACGGCATCTATGCGCCGCGCGCGCAGGGCGCTTCGGTGCTGATGTACGACATGCAGCGGGTCGAGGTGCTGCGCGGCCCGCAGGGCACGTTGTTCGGCCGCAATGCGACGGTCGGCGCGATCAGCATGGTCACCGCCAAGCCCACGCTCGACGGCTTCCATGCCAATGTCGAAGCAGTCGGCGGCTCGTACAGCCGGGTCGGCGTGAAGGGGATGGTCAACATCCCGGTGACGGACAATTTCGCGCTGCGCGCGGCGTTCATCACCGATCGCCACGACGGCTATATCGATTATCAGACCCCGCCGAGCATTCCCGGCCTCAATCGGTCGGCCTTCGTCACCAGCGGCAAGAAATATGATGCCGCAGACCAGAAGTCGGCGCGCCTGTCCGCGCGCTGGGATCTCGGCCGGTTCAAGTGGGATCTGTCGGGTGAATATTATAAGGATACCGGCTCGCCGATCCTCGCGCTGAACCAGAATCCCGCGCCGGGCCAGAAATTCTGGTCGGCCTTGGTCGATACCGCGCCCGAGACCGATCGTTACTCATGGGGCGTCCGCTCCAACATGAGCTATGATTTCACCGATCATATCGAGCTCGCTTACGTCGCCGGCTTCTCGCGCGTCGGCGGCAACGCGGTTTCCGATGCCGATGCGGGTGCGCATGCACCGACGCAGAGCGCGACCGGCACCCTGGTATTGCCCAACGGCGCCTTCGGCGAAAACCGGACGGCTTATTCGCGCTACGACTTCTGGAGCCACGAAGTTCAGCTTAAGTCGATCGGGCACAATGCGATCGACTGGATCCTGGGCGGCTATTACAGCCACGAGGTCAACAAGATCCGCTTCGACATCGATCAGCGCAACGGCTATCGCGACGGCACCTTCAACTGGTCGGGCACGTTCGTCCAGGCAGATCGCGAGATCGACTCGCGTGCGGCCTTCGGCCAGGCCGTGTGGCACGCGACCAGCCGGATCAACCTGACCGGCGGCATCCGCTATACGAGCGACAAGAAGCAGGATATCGGCGGGCGCAACCTCACTTATTGCGGCGGTGCGGCGTCCACCAACCCGAATTGCTACGCCACGTCGAACATTCCGGGCATCTTCGGGATCGACACCAACGGCGCCGGCAATATCACCCAAGTACTGAACGCCTTGAACGCGGAGAGCGCGGCGCTCGGCTATGGCAGCCTGTGGGGCACGACCAACAACGACACCAAGGGCAAGTGGAACAAGGTGACGTGGCTCGCCCGGGCCGACATGCAGGTGACCGACACCACGTTGGTCTATGGCAGCGTCAGCACCGGCTTCAAATCGGGTAATATCGAGGATGGCGGCCTGCTCGCAGGCCCCGAGACGCTGACCAACTATGAAGTCGGTTCCAAGTCGCGCCTGTTTGGCGGACGCGCGACGCTGAACCTTGCGGCCTATTATGAGGACTTCAAGGGCTATCAGGTCAATCAGGCCGAAACGACGCGCGACGCTGCCGGGAACATCACCGGCAGCCAGATCGTCACCACTAACGCGCAGGGCGCCAAGGCCTACGGCGTCGAGGCGGAACTGACCGCCAACATTACCCGCCTCGACCGGGTCAATCTGGCGGCGACCTACCAGCATACGCGATTCGACTCGTTGGTCACCGTCAACAACGGCATCTACAATGTCGCACCGACGAACTATCGCGATTTGAAGGGCAACGAACTGCCGCATGCGCCGCATTTCTCGATGACCGGCACCTACGAGCATGACTTCCCGCTCGTCAACGGCGCCCGGATCACGCCGCGCGGCACGGTCCATTACGAGACGCGCAGCTGGCTGAGCTACTTCAACGGCGACGGCACCAGCGGCTACGCCGCCGCCAACCTGCCCGGAAAGGGGCTGCTCGGCACCGCCTACGATCAGCAGAAGGCCTATGCCAAGATCGATCTCGGCCTGACCTATGCGTCGCCGGGCGACCGCTATGAGATCGAGGCGTTCGGCCTCAACGTCACCGACAAGCGCATCCGCACCAGCGCGGGCGTGTCGGGCCCGACCAATGGCCTCGTCCCGGTCTTCCTCTCCAATTACGAGGCGCCGGCGACGTGGGGTGTGCGGGTCCGCGCGAAGTTCTGACGATTTCCCTGGCCGGTACGTACCCCGAACCGGCGCTCGCCGCCGCCGTTTAGATCTTGAACGGCGGCGGACTTTTTGACGAACTCGGGAACGTCGGTCGGACTAGGACTGGACCATGACTGCCAAGCACATCGTGATTGTCGGCGGCGGGACGGCGGGCTGGCTCACCGCCGCTTATCTGGCGCGCGCGATCGCGGCACGCCCGGACGGCTGGACGATCAGCCTGATCGAATCCGCCGACATCGGCACGATCGGGGTGGGCGAGGGCAGCTTCCCCTCGCTGCGTTCGACCCTCGCCATGCTGGGCCGGAGCGAAGCCGAGTTCCTGCGCGCGAGCGACGCCACCTTCAAGCAGGGCGTTCGCTTCGTCGATTGGGCGGGCGGCCCGACGCCGGGCGCCGGCGGGGCGGACGATTATTTCCACCCCTTCAACCTGCCGGTCGGCGGCGACGCGCCGGGCCTGCTGCCCTTCTGGCTGGACAGCGGCGAGGATCCGGCGCGGCCTTCCTATGCCGATGCCGTCACGGTGCAGGAAAGGCTGATCCGCGCGGGCCGCGGCCCGAAGATGCGGCGGGATCCCGATTTCTCGGGTCCGATGAACTACGCCTATCATTTCGACGCCGCCAAATTCGGCGCATGGCTGCGCGGCGTCGCGACCGCCGATGGCGTGACGCGGATCGAGGGGACCGTGGCATCCGTTGCCCGCGCCGACGATGGCGACGTCAGCACGCTGACGCTTGCTGACGGGCGCGTGGTCGCCGGCGATATGTTCGTCGATTGCTCGGGGTTTCGGGCATTGCTGATCGGCGAGACTTTGGGCGCGCCGTTCCACTCGGTCGAAGACGTGCTGTTCAACGATCGCGCGATCGCGATGCAGATTCCCTATGATCGGCCCGACCAGCCGATTGCCCCCTATACCTGCGCGACGGCGCATCCGGGCGGCTGGATCTGGGATATCGGCCTCGCGACCCGGCGTGGGACCGGCTGTGTCTATTCAAGCCGCCACATGTCGGATGACGCGGCCGAGCGCGAGATACGCCGCTATGGCGGCCCGCAGGCGGACAGGCTCGACCTTCGCCTGCTCAAGTTCCGCACCGGTTATCGCACGCAGCAGTGGATCGGCAACACGGTCGCGATCGGCCTCGCGGCGGGCTTTTTCGAGCCGCTCGAATCGACCGGCATCATGCTGATCGAGGTCGCCGCGCGCATGGTGGCGGAGATGATCGGCGGCGGTATCGACAAGGACGCACGGGCCGCCGCCGCACGCACGTTCAATCGCCATATGGCCGCACGCTTTGCCGCCATCGCCGAATTCCTGAAGCTGCATTATTGCATCAGCCGTCGCGTCGACAGCGCCTATTGGCGCGACAATCGCGATCCCGCGACCTGGCCGGAAGGCCTGCGCGACAAATTGGCGCAGTGGCGCCACCGCGCGCCCTCGCGGTTCGATTTCGTGGTCGATTACGAAACCTTCCTGCCGCCGAGCTGGGCGTACATCCTGTTCGGGCTCGGGTTTGATACCGAGGCAGGCCGGCACAGCTTCGCCGCCCGTCCGGACGCCGGCCGTGATGCGATCGCGACTTTCGGCAAGGTGCGTCAGGCTCAGGCACAGGCCTTGGCCGCCTTGCCCGCGCACCGCGCGCTCATCAGCCAATATCACCATCATTGAGAGGCATGGCATGTTCCGCTTCCGCCGCACCTTATGGCTTCTTGGGGCCTCGCTGCTGACCGCACCGCTCGCGGCCCAGACCGCAGCCGATCGCGCCGCGACTTTGGTCGCTAAAATGACGCAGGCCGAAAAACTGCAGCTCGTCCACGGCTGGTGGTATCCGCCGACGGGCGCGCCGACGCCGGGCATGCCCGATGGCTGGGTGCCGTCCGCCGGTTATGTCCCCGGCATTGCGCGCCTCGGCATCCCGGCGTTGCGCGAGAGCGATGCGAGCCTCGGCGTCGCCAACCAGGTCGAGGAGCGCAAGGGCGATACCGCCACCGCGCTTCCCTCCGCACTGGCAACCGCAGCCAGTTTCGACCCCGCGATCGCGCGCGCGGGCGGCGCGATGATCGGTGCGGAAGCGCGCGCCAAGCGCTTCAACGTGCTGCTCGCCGGCGGCGTCAACCTGACGCGCGATCCATGGGGCGGGCGCGATTTCGAATATATGGGCGAGGATCCGCTGCTCGCGGGCAGGATGGCGGGCGCGGCGATCGCCGGCGTGCAGTCGAACCATATCGTCTCGACGGTGAAGCATTTCGTGCTCAACCCGCAGGAGACCGGCCGAAACGTCTATGATGCGCGCCTGGCGGAGGCACCGCTCCGCGAGAGCGACCTGCTGGCGTTCCAGATCGCGATCGCCGACGGTGCGCCGGGATCGGTGATGTGTGCCTACAATCTGCAGAACGGCGCGCACGCCTGCGAAAACGGCTTCAACCTCACGACCGTGCTCAAGCAGGACTGGCATTATCCGGGCTGGGTGATGTCGGACTGGGGCGCGGTCCATTCCACCATTCCGTCGGCCCTTGGCGGGCTCGATCAGGAATCGGGCCAGCAGCTCGACGCGCAGGTCTTCTTCGGCAAGCCGCTCGAAGATGCGCTGGCGCGCGGACAGGTGCCGCAATCGCGGCTCGACGACATGGTCAAGCGCATCCTGACGGGCATGATCGAGACCGGCACGATGGACGATCCCTTGCCCGATGCGGCCACGCCGATCGACTTCGCCGCGCACGCCGATGTGGCGCAGCGCGCAGCGGAAGCGGGCATCGTGCTGCTCAAGAACGAGGGCAATCTGCTGCCTGTGATGGGCGATGCGCGGCGGATCGTGCTGATCGGCGCGCATGCCGACGTTGGCGTGCTTTCGGGCGGCGGATCGAGCCAGGTGCGCTCGGTCGGCGGCGTTCCGGTCGAGATTCCGCTCGCGCGGGGGGAAGCGGCCAGCTTCGCCCGGATGACGTGGCATGCGTCCTCGCCCTTGCACGCGATCCGTGCGCTCACCCCCAATGCCCGCGTGGACTATATCGACGGCAGCGATCCCGCCGCTGCCGCGAAGGCGGCCGTCGGTGCGGACATGGTCATCGTCTTCGCCTGGCAGTGGCAGACCGAGGCGCAGGACGCCGAGACGCTCGCGCTGCCGGACAATCAGGACGCGCTGATCGCGGCGGTGGCCAGGGCGAACCGCCGCACGGCGGTGGTGCTGGAGACCGGCGGCCCGGTGCTGATGCCGTGGCTGCAGCATGTGCCTGCGGTGATCGAAGCGTGGTATCCCGGACAGCGCGGGGGCGAGGCGATCGCCAACATCCTGTTCGGGCGGACTGAACCTTCGGGCAGGCTGCCGATCACCTTTCCCGCCGCCGAGACGCAGGCGCCGCGCCCGAAGCCGGTGGGGCTCGACCTGCTGCATGCGCGCGACCGGACGGATCCGAACGGGCCCATCCCGCACTTCACGATCGATTATCCAGAGGGCGCGAATGTCGGCTATCGCTGGTATCAGATACGCGATCAGCGGCCGCTCTTCGCGTTCGGCCATGGCCTGAGCTACACGCGCTTCACTTATTCCCAGTTGACGGTTCAGGGAGCGAATGTGCGCTTCACCGTCGCCAATATCGGAAAGCGATCCGGGACAGACGTCCCGCAGGTCTATGTCGAAGCCCCCGACAGCGCCGGGGTCAAAAGCTATCGTCTCGCCGCCTGGCAGCGGGTGACGCTGAAGCCGGGCGAGGCCAAGACGATCAGCGTGACGGTGGATCCGCGCGCCGTCGCGGCATGGAACAGCGGCGCGAAACGCTGGACCGTCCCGTCGGCAGCGCTTCCGCTGGTTGTCGGTCACGAGGCAGCCGATCGGGCGCTGGCAGGCCGCATTCGGGTCGACGCACCGGTCGTGAATTGAGATCCTTGGGTCGACGGGGTCGTGATCATGGCCGGCATCTGCAGGCCATGTCTATTTCAGGATGAGGTTCAGGCCCGTCGGGCCTGCAGGATGCGCGGTGGGTCGCGCAGCATCTGCCCCGCAAAGCTTGTCCCGGCCATCTTGTCCGGGTCGATCGGAAGGTCGTGCATCGTCGACAGGATATCGATTCCGCTGACGACATTGCCGAAGGCTGCGAAACCTTGGCCGTCGCCGTTGCGCTGGCCACCGAAATCGAGTTCGGGCGCGTCGCTCAGGCAGATGAAGAATTCCGACGTCGCCAGCGCGGTCGACCAGCCCGGCACCATCCGCGCCATCGAAAGCGTGCCTCGCCTGTGGCGGAGACCGGTCGCCTGCGTCGCTTCCACGCCGATGCCGGGATAAGCGCGGCTGTCGCGCCCGATCCCGCCTTGGATCACGTCGATGGGAATTCCGGTCGGGTCGTCATGCGAGCGCACGACGCGGTAAAAACTCGCGCCATCGTAGAGCGCTGAATCGACGTAGCGGAGGAAATTATCTGCAGTCAAAGGCGTGTTTTCGACGTCGATCTCCAGAAATACGTCGCCATAATCCGTGATTAGATGGATGATAGGCACTATACAGTCTCCCGAACGACTGGATCCATGGCCGGACTCTGGCATCCTTTTGCGCGGACCGCCGCTGCGCTGCCCCTCTGACAGAGCTGCCCCGGTACGCGCTGACGTCGCCGCCAGCGCCCAAGCAGGGGCAATCCTGCGGCTGTCATAAATCTTTCAAGGTCGCTTGCGCGGTCGATCGACATCGTTCTACCATTCTATAACGGGCTTCGCGATTCTCTTCTCATCGGATGGATGGTGTTAATGATCCATAGAACGCGCCTTCTTACGCCTAAGGTCACGCGGCTGGCTAATGGGACGGACTGCCGGCTGACAATGCACGAATTGATCGGCGGCGATGGCGACGGTCCGACGATCGGCATCAGTGCGGCGATGCATGGCGACGAGAATACCGGATCGCAGGCGATGCTGGAATTGTACCGTCGACTGGCATCGATCCCGTTTTCGGGGCGTCTGCTGCTGCTCCCGGTCGCGAATTCCTACGCGATGATCGGAAACAGGCGGTTCGCGCCATTCGACAATCTCAATCTCAATCGCGAGTTTCCCGGCAATGCGCAGGGATCGTTCACGCAGCAGCTGGCTGCGACGATCACGGAAGAGTTTCTCGAGAAGATCGATGTTCATATCGATCTTCACACCGGCACCGACCGTCCGACCGTCGACTATACCTATCTCTGGAACGACGAAGGGCTGACGCGCAGCTTCGGATCGAAGATCCTTTATCGGCCGGACATGGGATCGATGGAATCGGCGTTTCGCGGCACCAGCGCGGACGTCACCTACCGGCTGCGCAAGATCCCGGCAGCGGTGATCGAACTGGGCGGCGGGATCGTCGATCAGACGCCCTATGTCCGGCGCACGGTCGACGGCGTGCTCAACATGCTGCGCTATCTCGGCGTGATCGAGGGCGAGGTCGCGCGGCGCGACGACCAGATCATCATCACGCGGCTTTCGGGGATCAGGCCGACGTCGGGCGGATGGGTCGAGCCATTGGCCCCCCCGCTCGGCGAGCCGGTGCGCGGCGCCGATCCGCTGGCGCGCATCGTCTGCCCCTACACCTTCGAGACGATCGACGAGATCCGCAGCCCCTATGCGAACGGGATCATGGTGATGGGGCACCTCACCCGCAATCTGGTCGAGGCCGGGGACTTCGGCTTCATGGTCGGCGATCTCGACAGCGCCGAGCCGACCGTCGCCTGAACACAAAAGCAAAGGCCGACGTCAATTCGGCAATCCACGAGAACAGAAACGCGATCGAGAGGCAACGTCTTCCAAAAGGGGTCATTCAATGTCGAACTGCAAGATGCTTTTGCGAGGAAGTGCGCTATCGACGATCCTGGCCGCGGCATTGTCGTGGTCGACAGTGGCCGCGGCGCAGGCGGCCAATGCCGGCGCTGCCGATGCGGCGCAGCCGAACGACGGCGAGATCGTGGTGACCGCGCTCAAGCGCGACACGACGCTGCAGAAGACGCCGATCTCGATCTCGGCCGTGACCGGCGACACGCTCTCCAAGTCCGGCGTGCAGAACATCTCGAACCTGGCGGGTGCCGTTCCCAGCCTGACGTTCGTCGATGCCGGCCCCTCGTTCCGCCGCGTGGTGATCCGCGGCATCCAGGCGGCGGGCGAGCCGACCGTGGGCGTTTATTATGACGAAGCGCCGGTGACCGGCGTGATCGGGACGGCCAACGATGCCGGCGGCACGACGCCCGAATTGCGGCTGTTCGACGTCCAGCGCGCCGAGGTGCTGCGCGGCCCGCAGGGGACGCTGTACGGGGCGGGTTCGATGGGTGGTACGCTGCGGATCATCTACAACAAGCCGACCTTCGAGACCGAGGGGCTGGCCGATGCCTCGATCTCCGATACGCAGGATGGCGGGTTCAATTACGAACTCAACGGCATGGTCAACCTGCCGGTGATCACCGACAAGATCGCGGTGCGCGCGGTCGGCTTCTACCAGCATAATGACGGCTATATCGACAACGTCACGTTGGGCGTGAAAGGCATCAACGGCCTGAAATCCTATGGTGGCCGCGTGATGGCGCGGGTCACGCCGACCGAGCGCTTCACGCTCGATCTGGCCGCTTATATCAATCGCACCTACACGGACACGCCGACCTGGATCAAGGAATCCGGCCGCTACAATGCGGATTACTTCACGCGCTTGCCGGTGCGCGACCGCCTCAACCTCTACAGCGCGACCGCCAATTGGGATCTGGACAGCGTCAAGCTCACCGGCGTCGTCTCCTACTTCGTCCGACACATCAAGAGCGCGGACGATCAATCGGAACTGATCCAGTCGCGGCGGACGGCCGCCTCATGCGCCAGCCTGTACAATAGCGGTGCGGCGTGCGGGCCGACCACGCTGAGCAGCTTCTACGGCCTGATCGATTCACAGGCGGACAGCGTCGTCTCGCCTGATCAGGACGTGCATGCGCTGACCACGGAACTCAGGTTGAGCTCGGCTGGCACCGGACCGTTCAACTGGACCGTCGGCGGTTTCTATTCGCACCGTCATGAGTTCGTGCACAATGCCGCGAACAACGTCGACAGCAACGGCGATCCCATTGCGAGCCAGCTGGTCTTCTATCGCAACATCTATGACACGCTGAATCAGGCGGCGGCGTTCGCCGATCTATCGTGGGATATCACCAGCAAGCTGAACATCACCGGCGGCGCACGCTATTTCCATTACTCGCGCAGCGTCGCCGGCGAGACGCCGATGGCCGATGTCCTGCTGGGCGCGCGGCTGGTCCCGCTCACGCGGGCGTCTTCCAAGGAGAACGGCACCGTCGTCAAGGTGAACGCATCCTACAAGTTCACGCCGAACATCATGGCCTATTTCGAGGCAGCACAAGGCTTCCGGCCGGGCGGCGCCAATCAGGTCATCGGCCTGCCCGAGGCGCTGACGCCGTACCAGTCCGATAAATTGTGGGATTACGAGGCTGGCATCAAGACATCCTTCTTCCAGCACAAGCTGACGCTCAACCTCGACGTGTTCAGAATCGACTGGTCGAACCTGCAGGTTACCGGCCGTCCGGCGGCGACGATGGGCACCTTCACCTTCATCACCAATGCCGGCGATGCGCGCGTGCAGGGCGTCGAGCTGGAAGGCGGCATCCGCCCGCTGCGCGGCCTGACGCTGTCGGGCAGCTTCTCGTACATGACCCCGGAGCTGACGCAGGATCAGACCAACGCGACGATCCTCGCCGCAGGCCTCAAGGGCGATCGCATTCCCTACGTGCCGAAGATGACGATGGGCGGCAGCGCAGAATATCGCTTCCCGCTGAACAGGTCGCTGAACGCCTATCTACGCGGCGACTATAACCACCTGAGCGACTCTTATTCGGACTTCAGGCCCAACGCGACCTATACGCGGCGTATCCCGGCCTACGACATGGTCAACGCCCGCGTCGGCATCGAGACCGCCGATGGCAAGCGTGGCGTCTATCTCTACGTCAACAACCTGTTCAACGCGCTTGGTATCACCCGCGAGTTTTCGGGTGCCTTCTGGGTCGGCCGGACCTTGACGAATAGTGCCACGCCGCGGACGGTCGGCCTCAATCTGCGCACGGCGTTCTGAAGCAGGTCGCGCACGGGAGTAAGGAGCGGCGATGACGCGGTTGTTGTTTCGGAATGCGCGCATCTTCGACGGTGTCGATCGTGTCGAGGCACATGACAGCGTCATCGTCGAGGGTGCGCGCATCGCCGAGGTCTCGGCCGCGGCGGAAGGCAGCTTCGATCGCGTGGTGGATTGCGGCGGCCGCACGTTGATGCCCGGTCTGATCGACGCGCACGTGCACGTTTATGCGTTCAACGCCAACCTCAGCCTGAACGACGGCAGCTCGATCGTCGCGCGCACGCTGCATGCCGAGGCGATGATGAAGCGCGCGCTGGCGTCGGGCTTCACCTCGCTGCGCGATGCCGGCGGCGCCGATCGCGAGCTGGCCGATGCGCTGGCGAACCGCATGTTCGTCGGCCCGCGGCTTTTCTACAGCGGCAAGGCGCTCAGCCAGACGGGCGGGCATGGTGACATGCGCGTACCGGGCACGCGCATGTGTGGCTGCGGCTATACCGGCGCGACCAGCGCGCTCGCCGATGGCGAGGACGAGGTGCGCAAGGCGGCACGCGAACAGCTCCGCACCGGCGCCACCCAGATCAAGATCATGGCCTCGGGCGGCGCCGCATCGCCCTCGGACCCGATCTGGATGCTGCAATATTCGGATCGCGAGATCCGTGCCGCGGTCGAGGAGGCCGAGCGGTGGGGCACTTACGTCATGGCGCATGCCTATACGGCGGATGCGATCGCGCGCTGCGCGCGGCTCGGCGTGCGCTCGGTCGAGCATGCCAATCTGATCGACGCCGAGGCGGCGGCGGTGCTGGCCGAGCTTGGAACCTACGTCGTGCCGACACTGGCGACCTATGACGCTTTATTGCGCCATGCGCCCGAGCTGGGCTGGGGTGGCGAACTGATGGAGAAGGTCGAGCTCGTCGCCGCTGCCGGCCGCCGCTCGCTCGCGCTATGCCGCGATGCCGGCGTGAAGATGGGGCTCGGCACCGATCTGCTCGGGCCGATGCAGGTCCATCAATGCGACGAGTTCCGCATCCGCGCAGAGGTGCTCACGCCGCTCGAGATCCTGCGCTCGGCGACCTCGATCAACGCCGAGCTGATGATGCGCACCGGGGAGATCGGCACGATCGCGCCCGGCGCGCTTGCGGACATGATCCTCGTCGACGGCGATCCGCTTGCGGATATCTCGCTGCTGGCCGGCGACGGCAGCGGGGTGGTGCTAGTGGTCAAGGATGGCGAGATCGTCAAATCCACCTTGTCCGCCGGGGAGCCCGTTCTCCGCGCTCAATAGCCCAGGGCGACGCCGGGCCGGCGCGGATCGGCGATGCCGACCAGCGACCCGTCGCTCTGGCGGGCGATCGCCTGGACTGATCCAAAGTGCCAATTATAGGGCGCGGTCGTCCGCACGGTGACGCCGTAATGCTGCGCCAGCCTTTGCCGCGTCTCGTCGGTCACGCGCGATTCGATCGTTGCGGTGCGATAATATTGCGATCCCTGGAAGCGCGGCGCATCGGCCGACTGCTCCAGCGTGAGGCCGTAGCCGAGATAGTTGACCAGCATCAGCGCGACCGCGCGCGACGCGAGGCCGGGCGAGCCGAGCGTGAGCACAGGCGCGCCGCCTTTGGCCACGATCGTCGGCGGGAAGGGCGACAATGTCCGCAGGCCGTCGCCGATCGCGCGTCCGGGGAAGTAATTGGCGCCGTTGGTGACGACACCGTCGATCACCAGCCCGGTGCCGAAGGTCGGCCCGTTCACGCTATGGGTGAGCGACAGCATGTTGCCGTCCTTGTCGACCGCGACGAGCTGGTCGGTGTCGGTCGAGTTGGGATC is a genomic window of Sphingomonas nostoxanthinifaciens containing:
- a CDS encoding succinylglutamate desuccinylase/aspartoacylase family protein, with the translated sequence MHELIGGDGDGPTIGISAAMHGDENTGSQAMLELYRRLASIPFSGRLLLLPVANSYAMIGNRRFAPFDNLNLNREFPGNAQGSFTQQLAATITEEFLEKIDVHIDLHTGTDRPTVDYTYLWNDEGLTRSFGSKILYRPDMGSMESAFRGTSADVTYRLRKIPAAVIELGGGIVDQTPYVRRTVDGVLNMLRYLGVIEGEVARRDDQIIITRLSGIRPTSGGWVEPLAPPLGEPVRGADPLARIVCPYTFETIDEIRSPYANGIMVMGHLTRNLVEAGDFGFMVGDLDSAEPTVA
- a CDS encoding TonB-dependent receptor, translating into MSNCKMLLRGSALSTILAAALSWSTVAAAQAANAGAADAAQPNDGEIVVTALKRDTTLQKTPISISAVTGDTLSKSGVQNISNLAGAVPSLTFVDAGPSFRRVVIRGIQAAGEPTVGVYYDEAPVTGVIGTANDAGGTTPELRLFDVQRAEVLRGPQGTLYGAGSMGGTLRIIYNKPTFETEGLADASISDTQDGGFNYELNGMVNLPVITDKIAVRAVGFYQHNDGYIDNVTLGVKGINGLKSYGGRVMARVTPTERFTLDLAAYINRTYTDTPTWIKESGRYNADYFTRLPVRDRLNLYSATANWDLDSVKLTGVVSYFVRHIKSADDQSELIQSRRTAASCASLYNSGAACGPTTLSSFYGLIDSQADSVVSPDQDVHALTTELRLSSAGTGPFNWTVGGFYSHRHEFVHNAANNVDSNGDPIASQLVFYRNIYDTLNQAAAFADLSWDITSKLNITGGARYFHYSRSVAGETPMADVLLGARLVPLTRASSKENGTVVKVNASYKFTPNIMAYFEAAQGFRPGGANQVIGLPEALTPYQSDKLWDYEAGIKTSFFQHKLTLNLDVFRIDWSNLQVTGRPAATMGTFTFITNAGDARVQGVELEGGIRPLRGLTLSGSFSYMTPELTQDQTNATILAAGLKGDRIPYVPKMTMGGSAEYRFPLNRSLNAYLRGDYNHLSDSYSDFRPNATYTRRIPAYDMVNARVGIETADGKRGVYLYVNNLFNALGITREFSGAFWVGRTLTNSATPRTVGLNLRTAF
- a CDS encoding metal-dependent hydrolase family protein; protein product: MTRLLFRNARIFDGVDRVEAHDSVIVEGARIAEVSAAAEGSFDRVVDCGGRTLMPGLIDAHVHVYAFNANLSLNDGSSIVARTLHAEAMMKRALASGFTSLRDAGGADRELADALANRMFVGPRLFYSGKALSQTGGHGDMRVPGTRMCGCGYTGATSALADGEDEVRKAAREQLRTGATQIKIMASGGAASPSDPIWMLQYSDREIRAAVEEAERWGTYVMAHAYTADAIARCARLGVRSVEHANLIDAEAAAVLAELGTYVVPTLATYDALLRHAPELGWGGELMEKVELVAAAGRRSLALCRDAGVKMGLGTDLLGPMQVHQCDEFRIRAEVLTPLEILRSATSINAELMMRTGEIGTIAPGALADMILVDGDPLADISLLAGDGSGVVLVVKDGEIVKSTLSAGEPVLRAQ